TAGAGAAGTCGAAATGGATGATGACGAGCTGCTCGAGGAATGGGAGTCAGCCGGGGCGAAGATCCTCGTGCTTGCCGAAGCCGGCGTGCTGCCTGGCCGGATGCCAGTCGTCAAGTACCTCGGGTCGAAAGCGGCACCGTTCTACCGGGCCGTGCTCGACGTCCTGGTCAACGAAGAGTCGCGGCTCGGCCTTCAGCTCCCGACCGCGGCCATCGCCCAGCGTGCGACCGAGCTGCTCGAACAAGCCGCCGACGGTCCTGTCGACTGTCCTCCCGTCGCGAAACTGCTGGAGCAGCTGTGTGAGTGGGGCAACGTCGACCGGATCCACAACACCCACCGCAAGGGCAGCCCCCAAGAGTACCTTCGGCATGACTACCTCTATCAGATGACACCGGCCGGCACGGTCGTCCACCGCGAGCTCACCAAGATCGACCAAGAGCTCGGGATGACCGGCGCGCTCCAGGCATCGATGCTACCCGAGGTGCGCCGGGCGCTGCTGGAGCTGGTCGCTGCGCTCGGCGAGCCCAGCGCAGCGGACCGCAACCAGCGAGCCTACATCGCCTTCACCCGTGTCGTGAATGGGTTCACGCAGCTGTCGGAGAACGCCAAGCTGTTCGTCCAGGGCTTGAACCGGTCGCTGCATCTCGACTCCGCCGAGAAGGCCGAGAGGTTCTTGGCCTACAAGCGGCTCGTGGTCGATTACCTGCAGACCTTCTCGATCGGCATCGCGAAGTTCGCGGCGGGTATCGCCGAAGGGATCGAGGCCGCCGAGCAGCGCGGCATTCTGGCCGCCCTTCCCGGTATCGCCGCAGTCGAGGCCGCACCCACGCTGGATGTGTCGACGGAAGAAGCAGCCGTCCGCGACGCAGAGGTGATGCGCGCCCAATGGCTCGGGTTGCGGCGGTGGTTTTTCCCAGACGGCGACCGGCAACCGGTGGTGATCACGCTGGCCGACCGTTCCATCGAGGCCGTCAGCCGGATCATGACCACAGTGCGTCAGCTGAACGACGAGCGGTTCCGGCGGGTGAATCGCAAGGCGGACCTGGTGGCGATGGCGCGGTGGTTCTCCTCGGCCGGCACTGATGTGACCGCCCTGTGGCACGCTGGTTTCGGGCTCTACTCCGCACGTCATCTGGGCGCGCCGCACCCGGCGGAGGCCCAAATCGACATCCGGCCGGGTATCGGATGGTGGGAGGGCGTCGCCCCTCCGATCTCGCCGCGCCTGCGCACGCAAGGCCCCCGGGCGAGCGGAGGGGTCGCTTCGCGCCTGCCGAACCAGCGCACGGCGAAGAAGCTGCTCCGGATGCAGCAGGAAGCGGAGGATGCCGCGGTGGAGGCGGCCGCCAGGTCTCTCGCCGGTCGTAGTCCGTGCTTGTTGTCCAGTCTCACCCATCTCCCGGCCGCGGAGTTCGACCTACTGCTGCGATGCCTCGACGTCGCGCTCGCCAGCGCTGAGCACAACGGAATCCGGTACGCGGAGACCAGCGATGGGTTGATCAGAGTGACGCTGCGGCAACCCGAGTCCGACGACGTCGCCACGATCACCACGCCGCGTGGCACGATGGGCATGGCCGACTTCCACATCACGCTGGAGGACATGGGGAGCGCATCGTGATCCTGGAGGAAACCACGAGGGAGGAGCTTCGCCAGGCCGCCCGGTTTCTCGTGCTGAATCCCTTGCTGCACCCCGGTGGACGTCACGCCAAGATGGCAACGCTGGTGCACAGCCACGCCAAGCCGCTCAAGGCCTGGTTCGACGAGTACCTCGGCTGGCCGCTGGTGATCGAACGTGACGTCATCCGGTTGGTCAAGGTGCCCGAGCCGCAGACCGTGACACACAAGGACGACGCTCACAGCGCCCGGTGCTGCACCCTGTTCTGCCTCGTGCTGGCCACGCTCGAAGATGCGGGTACGCAGACCGTCATCACCGAACTCGCCGATGAGGTCACCACCATCATCGCGGCCACCGAGGGAATCCCCGCCTACGACTCGACTGAGTACGCCGAACGCAAGGCGTTCGTCCAGGCGATCCGGCTGCTGACGACCTACGGCGCGCTGGTTCCCGTGCAGGACAGCGCCTCGACCTGTGAGGACGAGAACCGGTATGTCGAGTCCGAGGGAGACGCGCTCTACGACGTCGACCACCGCACAGCTGCGTTGCTCCTCGCTTACCCCACTCCCCCTACGCGAGCTGCGGTCCACCAGCACCTCACCCGGCAGTCCTATCCGGACACGGTGGAAGGCGCCAACAGGCGACGGCGCCACGCCGTCATGCGGCGGCTCGTCGACCATCCGGTGATGTACTTCGACGAGCTGACCGATGACCAGCTCGATTACTTCCGCAGCCAGCGCCCCCTCTTCGTCCGCCAGTTGCGGGAAATGCTGGACACCCGCCTCGAAGTGCGCGCCGAGGGCGCCGCCGTCATCGACGACGAGCTGACCGACCTCGCCTTTCCCAAGGACACCAAGGACCAGTTCGCCGCGCTGCTCTTCGCGCACGCTCTCGCCGACGAACCGAACGCCACGGAGGCGGGGAATCAGGTTGTGGACGAAGTCCTGCACCGAA
This sequence is a window from Amycolatopsis benzoatilytica AK 16/65. Protein-coding genes within it:
- a CDS encoding TIGR02677 family protein, which produces MDDDELLEEWESAGAKILVLAEAGVLPGRMPVVKYLGSKAAPFYRAVLDVLVNEESRLGLQLPTAAIAQRATELLEQAADGPVDCPPVAKLLEQLCEWGNVDRIHNTHRKGSPQEYLRHDYLYQMTPAGTVVHRELTKIDQELGMTGALQASMLPEVRRALLELVAALGEPSAADRNQRAYIAFTRVVNGFTQLSENAKLFVQGLNRSLHLDSAEKAERFLAYKRLVVDYLQTFSIGIAKFAAGIAEGIEAAEQRGILAALPGIAAVEAAPTLDVSTEEAAVRDAEVMRAQWLGLRRWFFPDGDRQPVVITLADRSIEAVSRIMTTVRQLNDERFRRVNRKADLVAMARWFSSAGTDVTALWHAGFGLYSARHLGAPHPAEAQIDIRPGIGWWEGVAPPISPRLRTQGPRASGGVASRLPNQRTAKKLLRMQQEAEDAAVEAAARSLAGRSPCLLSSLTHLPAAEFDLLLRCLDVALASAEHNGIRYAETSDGLIRVTLRQPESDDVATITTPRGTMGMADFHITLEDMGSAS
- a CDS encoding TIGR02678 family protein, encoding MILEETTREELRQAARFLVLNPLLHPGGRHAKMATLVHSHAKPLKAWFDEYLGWPLVIERDVIRLVKVPEPQTVTHKDDAHSARCCTLFCLVLATLEDAGTQTVITELADEVTTIIAATEGIPAYDSTEYAERKAFVQAIRLLTTYGALVPVQDSASTCEDENRYVESEGDALYDVDHRTAALLLAYPTPPTRAAVHQHLTRQSYPDTVEGANRRRRHAVMRRLVDHPVMYFDELTDDQLDYFRSQRPLFVRQLREMLDTRLEVRAEGAAVIDDELTDLAFPKDTKDQFAALLFAHALADEPNATEAGNQVVDEVLHRIADQVAPQLAARAIRASSPREVRQAALTMLTKLRLVEPLDEGGVRTLPALGRYRNVREPIAPQQEPAAALFALAGDEETDVTQS